ATTGTGCTCAAGGTTAAAGCTGATAACCTGGAAGCTACAGCCGCTCCCCCAAAACTGGTAATCGAACCTACAATTCCCATAAGCGTTGCCTGTTTCCACTGGACTGCGTGCTTCTCATGATATTTTAAAGCAACGCTTATGGAGTTCAACAGGATTACAAAAAGGCTTGTGCCGAGAGCTATCCGTATAGCTATATCAGGCTCTAGCCCGGTTTCCTGCAAAAGCCAGTCTGGACAGGAGTCATAATAAAGCCCCCTCCTACACCAAGCAAGCCCGAAATAACGCCTGTAAACGCACCTGTGAGAATTAAAATTCCAAGATAAAGAGGATCTGCAGGAGTCATTTCAATCCAGTGTTTTTCCATTTCGGTTTCCGAATTCAGGAACAGCCAGATTTAAGAAGAGGTTTCTGGCTGCTCTCTAAAAGGGGTTGCAAGTTTATTTAAGTTAACAGGCTCATATAGATGAAATAAAGTGCTGTTGCTCATATTCAAATAAAAATAGCTGGAATTGGCAGAGAGGTTGTACCTGAAAGGATAAATCATAGGTTAAGAGGATAACTGTTTTTCTTAAATAGTTTCCCTACGGGGACGGTCTT
The Methanosarcina thermophila TM-1 genome window above contains:
- a CDS encoding sulfite exporter TauE/SafE family protein, whose amino-acid sequence is MEKHWIEMTPADPLYLGILILTGAFTGVISGLLGVGGGFIMTPVQTGFCRKPG